Genomic segment of Limnothrix sp. FACHB-406:
AGTTAACTTGGCTAACTCAGTAGCCTGTAGGGTGGGCAATGCCCACTAAACCGTTGCTTCACCGTTGCTTCATAAGCATCTGCGATATGGCGTGCCAATTATTTTAGGTAAAGGCTGTAACTTGGTTCACTCGGTTCACTCGATTAACTCGGCTAACGGCGCGATCGGGTGATTGCCCAAAGTCCCAAAAATCCCAAACCCACGCCACCCACACCCAACCACACCAGTTCCCCAGAATGCCATGGGGTCTCGGTGGTCGTTTCAGCGGTGGCGGCCACTGGTGAGGCGATCGCAGCGGCCACGGGAGCGGGACTGGTCGTGGGGGCAGCTCCGGCCAGCACGGTGGTTTCGTATCGAAACTCAAAGGGTTGGAAGTCGCCCGGTTGTTTCGGCTGACCTTTCAACACCAAGTCATAGGCCCCCGCTGCCGGAAACACGGTGGTTGCGCCGGGCATGTTTTGAAACCCTTCGGCGGCCTTGGGTGTGAGGGGCGGTTGCCAGGGTTGGGGGGCTGTCGGACTTTGCAAGCGAGGGCTGATGGTGAGTTGGCAGTTGCAGCGATCAAGGGGGATCGTTGCGCCGCCTTTGCGAGTGAGGCTAAACCAAACGGTGGCCGGCTCCCCTGATCGGGGGTTGTGGTCGGGTTCCAAGTGAAACAGGGCCGCCACGTCGGCTCCCGTCTTCACCTGGTGGGCCCCCGAGGGCCAGGCCAGACCAAACCCCAGCCCGATCGCCCCCAAGCCAACGCTCATCCAGCAAGCTGCCCGGCTCACGCGGCTTGCCCCAGATAGGCTTCCAAAACCCTTGGATCCGCTTGGATCATGTCCGGGGAGCCATCCGCTAAATTTTGACCATCCGCCAAAACCCACACCCGATCGCACAGGGACATAATCACATCCATGTTGTGTTCCACAATCAGGAAGGTCAGTCCTTCCCGATTCCAGGTTTGGATTCGATCGCAGATTTGCTCAATCAGGGCTGGATTCACGCCGGCCGCTGGCTCATCCAGCAACACCAACTTGGGTTGCACCATCAGGGCCCGTCCCATTTCCAGCAGTTTGCGCTGCCCACCGGACAGGGAACCGGCATATTCCCGCGCCATGTGGGCCAGGCCGATCGCCTCCAACAGTTCCATGGCTCGCAATTCCAAGTCCCGTTGCTGGCGACGGATGCGGCTGCCTTGGGTCCAAACTTCCCAAAACCGTTCGCCCCGTTGATCTTGGGCTGCCAAAATCATGTTCTCCAGCACCGACAACCGGGAAAGCACCCGCGCCACCTGAAAGGTTCGCACCATCCCCTGGCGGGCGATTTGGTGGGGCGACAGATTGTGAATGGGTTGCCCATCCAAAAACACTTCACCACTATCGGAGGGAATGAAGTTAGAGAGCAGGTTAAAGAGGGTGGTTTTGCCCGCGCCGTTGGGGCCAATCAGGCCGGTAATACTGCCCGATCGCACCTCAATGTTGGCTCCCTTCACGGCTTTCAGGCCCCCGAAGCTTTTGCAAAGTTGCTTGGCTTGCAGCAGGGGCCGAGCAGGCAGGGTTTCGGTCATTTGGGGCCGATCGCTGGTGGAAGGGGTCATGGCAACGGGCGACTCAAGGGGCAACGGGCCCCACGGGGCCCCACAAACACGGGACTGGCGGGATTCGAACCCGCGACCTAGCGCTTAGGAGGCGCTTGCTCTATCCATCTGAGCCACAGCCCCAAATCCAAATTTCAGACCGATTATAGGCGAATTTTTTGCGTTCCTTTAGTTAAGGCGGCGACGGTTACGGTGGTGGATTCACCTCCGGGGCGATCGCCTGGAGGGTCAATCGGTAATGGTAGAGGGCCACGGGGCGGTTGCGGGTCACGGAGGCATAGCGATCGCGTGGGGCCAGATAAACGGCCGTGAACTGATCGGCTTCGATCGCGTCCGGGGCGGTGCGGCGATAATCCGTGGTGGTTTCCACCGCGTTGGCATAGACCGATCGCCCTTGCTGAGTCCCCTCGTTTTGAAAGGACTGCACAATCACTTCCGTGGCCAGAAACCGCCGATCACTCGGTGTTTCGCTGGCTCGATCGGTCACGGTGGAAACCAAGGCCCGCTGATTGGCCAACTTCAAAATCTGCTCGTTGGGATTGCCCGGATCCGCCACCACCCCAGCAATAGCCCCTCGTCCCAGGTAAGCAGCGGCAATATTCAAACCGTTCAAGGCGCGATCAGCCACAATCGGGGCCCGATCGGGCGGTTGATATTTCCGTAGGGGAAAGGCACTCAGGGCCGGCGCAATGGTTTGGGGGCCAAATCGCACCGCAAAGCTCACGGGCTGTCCCAGGAGCGATCGATTGCTCTCAAAACCGGGAGTCACAATTTCCGGCGCGAACGGAGCCGACAACTCCAGCAACGTACTGGTGACCTGCCAATCACCCGCCATCCACGGGGGATAGATCAAGTCTCCGGCGGCGGGTTTGGTGGGGGGTTTGGTGACCCAATAGGGAAAAGCATTGACCCGATCGAGCAGGGGGCCCGCCTGGACCACGGACGGCCAACCCAACCAAGCCATGAACCCCCAAAAAAGGGCCAAACCCAGGGCAATCCCCGGGGCAAACCAACGGCTGAACCCTCGGCTTGCCGATCGCTTCGATCGCCGCGTCACCCCACTACCACCCCGTTTGGAAATTCATAAACAGCCCCACAAAAAACGCCAACTGGGCCGCCAGCACGAACATATACAGCACTGCGCGGGGCCGAAAAATGGACAGCAGCAGCCCGATCGCCTTCAGGTCAATGATGGGGCCAAACACCAAAAAGGACAGCAAAGAACCGCTGGTGAACGCACCCGAAAAGGAAAGGGCAAAGAAGGAATCCACGGTGGAACAAATGGAGATCACCGCCGCCAACACCATCATGGCGATGATTGAGGTGACGGGCCCTTGTCCCAAACTGAGCACCACCTCGCGCGGCACGGCCACCTGCACCACCGCCGCGATCGCACTGCCCAAAATCAACACGCCGCCCAGTTCTCGCAGTTCCCGCACCACGTTCTCCAAAAACAATCGCCAGCGCTCGGCTCCGCTCATGCGCTCGCGCGATCGATCCACCGCTAAGGACTGCATCGTGGCCAACGAAGACTCCAGCGGTTTGCCCGTGGTCACCCCTGGCCAGTAGGTTCCCGAGGTGAGCAAGCCCCGCTCCTGGGCCACTCGCTCAATGCCCGTTAGCTCGCGCGATCGCAGCATGGAACGGGCCAAACCCGGATTCAGAAAAGGTCGTAAATCCTTTTGGGCCCCAAACACACAGCCCACAATCACCGCAATCAGCAAGGCCGCCAAAACC
This window contains:
- a CDS encoding ABC transporter ATP-binding protein, producing MTPSTSDRPQMTETLPARPLLQAKQLCKSFGGLKAVKGANIEVRSGSITGLIGPNGAGKTTLFNLLSNFIPSDSGEVFLDGQPIHNLSPHQIARQGMVRTFQVARVLSRLSVLENMILAAQDQRGERFWEVWTQGSRIRRQQRDLELRAMELLEAIGLAHMAREYAGSLSGGQRKLLEMGRALMVQPKLVLLDEPAAGVNPALIEQICDRIQTWNREGLTFLIVEHNMDVIMSLCDRVWVLADGQNLADGSPDMIQADPRVLEAYLGQAA
- a CDS encoding DUF6816 family protein; this encodes MTRRSKRSASRGFSRWFAPGIALGLALFWGFMAWLGWPSVVQAGPLLDRVNAFPYWVTKPPTKPAAGDLIYPPWMAGDWQVTSTLLELSAPFAPEIVTPGFESNRSLLGQPVSFAVRFGPQTIAPALSAFPLRKYQPPDRAPIVADRALNGLNIAAAYLGRGAIAGVVADPGNPNEQILKLANQRALVSTVTDRASETPSDRRFLATEVIVQSFQNEGTQQGRSVYANAVETTTDYRRTAPDAIEADQFTAVYLAPRDRYASVTRNRPVALYHYRLTLQAIAPEVNPPP
- a CDS encoding permease, encoding MPLDRAFNAGFTLFLSLIVEALPFLLMGVVFSSALLLFIDEGRLISLLPRHPVLGALAGSVMGFCFPVCECGNVPVARRLLLQGIPAPVAVGFLLAAPTANPVAIWATWTAFRDRPELVVFRVLAALLIAVIVGCVFGAQKDLRPFLNPGLARSMLRSRELTGIERVAQERGLLTSGTYWPGVTTGKPLESSLATMQSLAVDRSRERMSGAERWRLFLENVVRELRELGGVLILGSAIAAVVQVAVPREVVLSLGQGPVTSIIAMMVLAAVISICSTVDSFFALSFSGAFTSGSLLSFLVFGPIIDLKAIGLLLSIFRPRAVLYMFVLAAQLAFFVGLFMNFQTGW